A single Longimicrobiales bacterium DNA region contains:
- a CDS encoding efflux RND transporter periplasmic adaptor subunit — translation MNESMRPVRGLALMMLVFTAACGGGDAEGDAAVAEEGPEAVVLQPTDIAIVQPTQITGGIVLTGTLNPERIVEVRSQVPGIVSRLAVDRGDPIRTGQLIAVIEAEGIRSAAAGAAAQVSSAEANLALARQRLESARTLHERGAISSIDLQTAEAAYQAAQGQLAAARAQAASASESARRANITSPIGGEVSGRHVSQGEVVNPGDPLVTVVNTSELELAGQVPVQSAARVQRGQRVEFTVDAYPGQVFEGVVARVEPTADPATRQVGVYLRLPNPGNRIVGGVFATGRVLSQVTDSVLAVPAGAVRTQDAGTYVWLIDQNRLTRRPVVTGVRDDVTGQIEIVSGLSAGDRVLAVPGSVQEGTPVRFSNEGGPASAAEAGR, via the coding sequence ATGAACGAATCGATGCGGCCTGTGAGAGGGCTCGCACTGATGATGCTGGTGTTCACGGCGGCGTGCGGTGGCGGCGACGCAGAGGGTGACGCTGCCGTGGCGGAGGAGGGGCCGGAGGCGGTCGTGCTCCAGCCGACCGACATTGCGATCGTACAGCCGACACAGATTACGGGCGGAATCGTGCTGACCGGCACGCTGAATCCCGAGCGGATCGTTGAGGTGCGCTCGCAGGTGCCCGGCATCGTCAGCCGGCTGGCGGTCGATCGCGGCGATCCCATCCGCACGGGTCAGCTGATCGCAGTGATCGAGGCGGAGGGCATCCGCAGCGCGGCCGCTGGCGCCGCGGCGCAGGTGTCGTCCGCGGAAGCGAACCTGGCGCTCGCGCGGCAGCGGCTGGAGTCGGCGCGCACGCTGCATGAGCGCGGCGCGATCTCGAGCATCGATCTGCAGACCGCGGAGGCTGCATACCAGGCTGCGCAGGGCCAGCTCGCGGCGGCGCGGGCGCAGGCGGCTTCCGCGTCGGAGTCCGCGCGGCGTGCGAACATCACGTCGCCGATCGGCGGTGAAGTGAGCGGGCGCCATGTCAGTCAGGGTGAGGTAGTGAATCCGGGCGACCCGCTGGTGACGGTGGTGAACACGAGTGAGCTCGAGCTGGCCGGCCAGGTGCCGGTGCAGTCGGCTGCACGTGTCCAGCGCGGACAGCGCGTCGAGTTCACGGTCGATGCGTATCCCGGCCAGGTGTTCGAGGGTGTGGTCGCGCGTGTCGAGCCGACCGCGGATCCGGCGACGCGCCAGGTCGGTGTCTATCTGCGCCTGCCGAATCCCGGCAATCGCATTGTCGGCGGCGTCTTCGCGACCGGTCGCGTGCTCAGCCAGGTGACCGACAGCGTGCTGGCCGTGCCCGCGGGCGCCGTCCGCACTCAGGACGCCGGTACATACGTGTGGCTCATCGACCAGAACCGCCTGACGCGGCGCCCGGTGGTGACCGGTGTGCGCGACGACGTCACCGGCCAGATCGAGATCGTGTCGGGGCTGAGCGCGGGCGACCGCGTGCTCGCGGTGCCCGGCTCGGTACAGGAGGGAACCCCGGTCCGCTTCTCCAACGAGGGCGGCCCGGCATCAGCGGCGGAGGCAGGCAGATGA
- a CDS encoding DEAD/DEAH box helicase — protein MSANAADDTTTFAELGLADPLLTALTGLGYEEPTPIQRESIPPLLEGRDLLGQAATGTGKTAAFALPLLQLLAENSDAAHPVALVLVPTRELAVQVAEAMHRYGRELNARVLPIYGGQPIGSQLRALSRGVHYVVATPGRALDHIRRGTLALENVRVVVLDEADEMLDMGFAEDLDAILSETPEDRQTVLFSATMPPRIAALARRQLRDPIRIEIARERVEEGAAPLVRQTAYIVPRAQKLLALGRVLDVEAPEAAIVFCRTRNEVDEISDTLNARGYRAEALHGGMSQEQRDRAMGRLRTGIADLLIATDVAARGLDIDQLTHVINYDVPSAPAAYVHRIGRVGRAGREGVAITLAEPREHRMLKNIERMTRQRINVEKVPTVADLHARRLEITRASLRETILADDMDHYRVIVESLASEFDVMDVAMAAVKLAHEADGTSSDEEIRDVAPPRDKPARERSERSPRARRGEDEGRAPARGRARRGQDTGTARIFIGVGRSAGIRPQDLVGAIANEAGISGRDIGAIEIADDSSFVEVPDSAAAAVVAALRGTKIRGKRAFVRRQD, from the coding sequence ATGTCGGCGAACGCCGCAGATGATACGACTACATTCGCAGAGCTCGGACTTGCCGATCCGCTGCTGACGGCATTGACGGGACTGGGGTACGAAGAACCGACCCCGATCCAGCGCGAGTCGATACCACCGCTGCTGGAAGGTCGCGACCTGCTCGGCCAGGCGGCTACAGGGACGGGCAAGACGGCGGCATTCGCGCTGCCGCTGCTCCAGCTGCTGGCGGAGAACAGCGACGCCGCGCATCCCGTCGCACTCGTGCTCGTGCCAACGCGCGAGCTGGCCGTGCAGGTGGCCGAAGCGATGCACCGCTACGGCCGCGAACTGAACGCCCGGGTGCTGCCGATCTACGGCGGCCAGCCGATCGGCAGTCAGCTGCGTGCGCTCAGCCGCGGCGTCCATTACGTCGTCGCCACGCCCGGCCGCGCGCTCGATCACATCCGGCGCGGCACGCTCGCGCTCGAGAATGTGCGCGTGGTCGTGCTCGACGAGGCGGACGAGATGCTCGACATGGGCTTTGCCGAGGACCTCGACGCCATTCTCAGCGAGACGCCCGAAGATCGACAGACCGTTCTGTTCTCGGCGACTATGCCACCACGTATCGCAGCGCTCGCACGTCGTCAGCTGCGCGACCCCATCCGCATCGAGATCGCGCGCGAACGCGTGGAGGAAGGCGCCGCGCCGCTCGTGCGGCAGACCGCCTACATCGTACCGCGTGCGCAGAAACTGCTCGCCCTCGGACGCGTGCTCGATGTCGAGGCGCCCGAGGCGGCCATCGTCTTCTGCCGCACACGTAATGAGGTCGACGAGATCTCCGACACGCTGAATGCCCGCGGCTACCGCGCCGAGGCGCTGCACGGCGGCATGTCCCAGGAACAGCGCGACCGCGCCATGGGCAGACTCCGCACCGGCATCGCGGACCTGCTCATCGCCACGGATGTCGCCGCGCGCGGGCTGGACATCGATCAGCTCACCCACGTCATCAATTACGACGTGCCATCCGCCCCAGCCGCCTACGTCCATCGCATCGGCCGCGTCGGCCGCGCCGGCCGCGAAGGCGTCGCCATAACGCTCGCCGAGCCGCGCGAGCACCGCATGCTCAAGAACATTGAACGCATGACACGCCAGCGCATCAACGTCGAGAAGGTGCCCACCGTCGCCGACCTGCACGCCCGTCGCCTCGAGATCACCCGCGCCTCGCTCCGCGAAACGATCCTCGCCGACGACATGGACCACTACCGCGTCATCGTCGAGTCCCTCGCCTCCGAGTTCGATGTCATGGACGTCGCCATGGCCGCCGTCAAACTCGCCCACGAGGCCGATGGCACTTCATCCGACGAGGAGATCCGCGACGTCGCGCCACCCCGTGACAAGCCCGCCAGAGAGCGCAGTGAACGGAGCCCGCGCGCGCGCCGCGGCGAGGACGAAGGACGCGCACCTGCACGCGGCAGGGCACGACGCGGCCAGGACACCGGCACCGCCCGCATCTTCATCGGCGTCGGCCGCAGCGCCGGCATCCGGCCGCAGGACCTCGTCGGCGCCATCGCCAATGAGGCCGGCATCAGCGGCCGCGACATCGGCGCCATCGAGATCGCCGACGACTCGTCCTTCGTCGAAGTGCCGGATTCCGCCGCAGCCGCGGTCGTCGCGGCGCTACGGGGCACGAAGATCCGGGGGAAGAGGGCTTTCGTGCGTCGGCAGGATTGA
- a CDS encoding TolC family protein has translation MRVSRLAGAAGSLVLLAFMSAVPVSAQERTDSVELSLTAALSMALERSEEVRVAEQQVRVASAQVRSARSSLLPQINTQVGYTKTIRSVFQGAGFEIPDSLRFEPDSLAALAERVAYLERNTPNAAFGALGSLFGNLPFGRENAWLAAASLNQPLFSGGRIMSGVQLARHAETAAEASLTEARADVALQVRQAYYGALLAQEAEVIVEASVDLAQQHLERVQLLLETGQASELDALRAEVELENLRPQLVQARNARELASLNLKRLVNLPIDAPLRLTSSLAATDPALPDPADVLLPSLAEAEPQLARRASIEAAEQQVEVRREQVDIARGAFLPNVNLQANLSRQAFPSGFVPSDWQDDWTVGFVVQWPLFQGFRRGAEVDAAQAQVRQAELQADQLREGVRLEYEQAQGELEQARAQIAAATRTVAQATRVYELTELRYAEGLATQLDVSDARLALQQARMNEANAYHDFYLALARAERALGVTLIDVR, from the coding sequence ATGAGAGTGAGCAGGCTGGCAGGTGCGGCGGGATCGCTGGTACTGCTGGCGTTCATGAGTGCAGTGCCGGTGTCGGCGCAGGAGCGGACGGACTCGGTGGAGCTGAGTCTGACGGCGGCGCTGTCGATGGCGCTGGAGCGCAGTGAGGAAGTGCGGGTGGCTGAGCAGCAGGTGCGTGTGGCGTCGGCGCAGGTGCGCAGTGCGCGTTCGTCACTGCTGCCGCAGATCAACACGCAGGTCGGCTACACGAAGACGATCCGCTCGGTGTTCCAGGGCGCGGGTTTCGAGATTCCGGACAGTCTGCGGTTCGAGCCGGACTCGCTGGCGGCGCTCGCGGAGCGTGTCGCCTACCTGGAGCGCAACACGCCGAACGCGGCGTTCGGTGCACTGGGCAGTCTGTTCGGGAACCTGCCGTTCGGTCGTGAGAACGCGTGGCTGGCGGCCGCGTCCCTGAACCAGCCGCTGTTCTCGGGTGGACGGATTATGTCGGGTGTGCAGCTGGCGCGGCACGCGGAGACGGCGGCGGAGGCGTCGCTGACGGAAGCGCGCGCGGACGTGGCGCTGCAGGTGCGGCAGGCGTATTACGGCGCGCTGCTGGCGCAGGAGGCGGAGGTCATCGTCGAAGCGAGCGTCGATCTCGCGCAGCAGCACCTCGAGCGGGTGCAGCTGCTGCTGGAGACGGGGCAGGCGTCGGAGCTGGACGCACTGCGGGCGGAGGTCGAGCTGGAGAACCTGCGGCCGCAGCTGGTGCAGGCGCGCAATGCGCGCGAGCTCGCGTCGCTGAATCTGAAGCGACTCGTGAACCTGCCGATCGATGCGCCACTGCGACTGACATCGAGTCTGGCGGCAACGGACCCGGCGCTGCCCGACCCGGCGGACGTGCTGCTGCCGAGCCTTGCGGAAGCGGAGCCGCAGCTGGCGCGGCGCGCGTCGATCGAGGCGGCGGAGCAGCAGGTCGAGGTCCGGCGTGAACAGGTGGATATCGCACGGGGCGCGTTCCTGCCGAACGTGAATCTGCAGGCGAACCTGTCGCGGCAGGCGTTCCCGAGCGGATTCGTACCGAGCGACTGGCAGGATGACTGGACGGTCGGGTTCGTGGTGCAGTGGCCGCTGTTCCAGGGGTTCCGGCGCGGTGCCGAGGTGGATGCGGCGCAGGCGCAGGTGCGGCAGGCGGAGTTGCAGGCGGATCAGTTGCGGGAGGGAGTGCGGCTGGAGTACGAGCAGGCGCAGGGCGAGCTGGAGCAGGCGCGCGCGCAGATCGCCGCGGCGACGCGGACCGTGGCGCAGGCGACGCGGGTGTACGAGCTGACGGAGCTGCGCTACGCGGAAGGACTGGCGACGCAGCTGGACGTGTCGGACGCACGTCTCGCGCTGCAGCAGGCGCGCATGAACGAGGCGAATGCTTACCACGATTTCTATCTGGCGCTGGCGCGTGCGGAGCGTGCGCTGGGCGTCACACTCATCGATGTTCGCTGA
- a CDS encoding nitronate monooxygenase family protein — protein sequence MSLADTRMTGDLGITLPIIGGAMYPCSNPELVAAVSDAGGIGVVQPVSLTYVHGHDFREGLRYIRRLTDRPIGMNALLEGSSRIYRERMERWIDIALEEGVRFFVTSLGNPRWVVDRAGAESRVYHDVTERKWADKAIAGGVHGLIAVNSRAGGHAGPKTPQQLFDELAPLGLPLVCAGGIGDPDDLLAALRIGYDGAQLGTRFIATTECTASDAYKRAIVDADEEDIVLSERITGVPLAVIRTPYVERVGTKAGPFARWMLRGRRTKHWMRTFYAVRSAMQLRKASLDPNATQDYWQAGRSVDGIHEVKPVAQVMREFGDKLRATEASQHVT from the coding sequence ATGAGCCTCGCAGACACCCGCATGACCGGCGACCTCGGCATCACGCTCCCGATCATCGGCGGCGCCATGTACCCGTGCAGCAACCCGGAGCTCGTGGCGGCCGTGTCCGACGCGGGCGGCATCGGAGTCGTGCAGCCGGTATCGCTCACGTACGTGCACGGCCACGATTTCCGCGAAGGCCTGCGTTACATCCGGCGGCTGACCGACCGGCCGATCGGCATGAATGCACTGCTCGAGGGGTCTTCGCGCATATACCGCGAGCGCATGGAGCGCTGGATCGACATCGCACTCGAGGAGGGCGTCCGCTTCTTCGTGACGTCGCTGGGCAACCCGCGCTGGGTGGTTGATCGTGCCGGCGCCGAATCCCGGGTGTATCACGACGTCACCGAACGGAAGTGGGCGGACAAGGCGATCGCCGGCGGCGTGCACGGCCTGATCGCCGTGAACAGCCGCGCGGGCGGCCACGCGGGTCCGAAGACGCCGCAGCAGCTGTTCGATGAGCTGGCGCCGCTCGGCCTGCCGCTGGTGTGTGCAGGCGGCATCGGCGATCCGGACGACCTCCTGGCCGCGCTGCGCATCGGTTACGACGGCGCGCAGCTCGGCACTCGTTTCATTGCGACGACGGAGTGTACCGCGAGCGACGCGTACAAGCGCGCGATCGTGGACGCGGACGAGGAAGACATTGTCCTGAGTGAACGCATCACGGGTGTACCACTGGCCGTGATCCGCACGCCGTACGTCGAGCGCGTCGGGACGAAGGCTGGACCGTTCGCGCGCTGGATGCTGCGCGGCCGTCGCACGAAGCACTGGATGCGCACGTTCTACGCAGTGCGGTCCGCGATGCAGCTGCGCAAGGCATCGCTCGACCCGAACGCAACGCAGGACTACTGGCAGGCCGGTCGCAGTGTCGACGGCATCCACGAGGTGAAGCCGGTGGCGCAGGTCATGCGCGAGTTCGGCGACAAGCTGCGCGCCACGGAAGCTTCGCAGCACGTAACATGA
- a CDS encoding efflux RND transporter permease subunit, producing MTESRKPDQEKHGAIGGSGLSDVAIRRPVFTTMLMLGLIVLGLFSFRRLPIDQFPDVDIPVVAVQTIYVGASPETVEREVTRRLEEAFNPLEGVDRITSISLEGVSQVIVEFDLGRDGDQAATDVRSKIDLIRRQLPTDIDPPVVQKFDPADAPIISLALASNTMGVAELTRMADEDVRRRLESVSGVGNVQLAGGLLREIRIFIDPAQMQSYGVSVEEVMGALQRQNVEAPAGRVERGTSEELVRVTGRITDPSQFESVVVANRSGQPVRLSQIARVEDSTEEERSLAFVNNQRAVSLDVQKVSGANTVAVADEVKEEIDEMRAELPAGVDISIVRDNSEQIRHSVEDVIFELVLGAILTIIVVMLFLNDWKATAITSLALPVSVISSFVLMNILGFTLNMLTLMGLSLSIGILIDDAIVVIENIVRHREMGED from the coding sequence ATGACGGAGTCGAGGAAGCCGGATCAGGAGAAGCACGGCGCAATCGGCGGCAGCGGACTCAGCGATGTCGCGATCCGGCGTCCGGTATTCACGACGATGCTGATGCTCGGCCTGATCGTGCTCGGCCTCTTCAGCTTCCGCCGTCTGCCGATCGACCAGTTCCCGGACGTGGATATCCCGGTCGTCGCCGTACAGACGATCTATGTCGGAGCGAGTCCGGAGACGGTCGAACGCGAGGTGACGCGGCGGCTCGAGGAGGCTTTCAACCCGCTCGAGGGCGTGGACCGCATCACGTCCATCTCGCTCGAGGGCGTGTCACAGGTCATCGTCGAGTTCGATCTCGGCCGCGACGGCGATCAGGCCGCGACGGACGTTCGCTCCAAGATCGACCTCATCCGCCGGCAGCTGCCGACGGACATCGATCCGCCGGTCGTGCAGAAGTTCGACCCGGCCGATGCTCCGATCATCTCGCTGGCGCTGGCATCGAATACGATGGGCGTCGCCGAGCTGACGCGCATGGCCGACGAGGATGTGCGGCGCCGGCTCGAGAGTGTGAGCGGCGTCGGCAACGTGCAGCTCGCGGGCGGACTGCTGCGCGAGATCCGCATCTTCATCGATCCCGCGCAGATGCAGTCCTACGGCGTGTCGGTCGAGGAAGTCATGGGCGCGCTGCAGCGGCAGAACGTCGAGGCCCCCGCCGGTCGCGTCGAGCGCGGCACGAGCGAGGAGCTGGTACGCGTCACCGGCCGCATCACCGACCCGTCCCAGTTCGAATCCGTCGTCGTCGCGAACCGGAGCGGCCAGCCCGTGCGGCTGTCGCAGATCGCCCGCGTCGAGGACTCCACGGAGGAAGAGCGCTCGCTCGCGTTCGTCAACAACCAGCGCGCGGTGTCGCTCGACGTGCAGAAGGTCTCCGGCGCCAATACGGTCGCGGTCGCCGATGAGGTGAAGGAGGAGATCGATGAGATGCGCGCCGAACTGCCGGCGGGCGTCGACATCTCCATCGTGCGCGACAACTCCGAGCAGATCCGCCATTCCGTCGAGGACGTCATTTTCGAGCTGGTGCTGGGCGCGATCCTGACCATTATCGTCGTGATGCTGTTCCTGAACGACTGGAAGGCGACGGCGATCACGTCACTCGCGCTGCCCGTGTCCGTGATCTCCTCGTTCGTGCTCATGAACATCCTCGGCTTCACGCTGAACATGCTGACGCTGATGGGCCTGTCGCTGTCGATCGGTATCCTGATCGACGACGCCATTGTCGTCATCGAGAACATCGTGCGCCATCGCGAGATGGGCGAGGAC